In Zingiber officinale cultivar Zhangliang chromosome 9B, Zo_v1.1, whole genome shotgun sequence, the genomic window AAGTTAGTATGAGTAGTTAAGATTTAAGAAGAGTGTGGAGCTAGAGGGAAGACTACATACATTGAATGAGAAAACTCCATGGAGAGGTTTGAAAAGACAAGAACTCTAACCATAGAGGAAATTTCGCTATAACATCAAGTTGAGaggaaaaattattttattcaaaagtcAGCATTTACGAATATAGATAAGACCCTAGACATTTGCATATCCACTTTTTTAAACGATGATAAACATCTGAAGGGAATACTACCAAAGAGGGCCCAATGCATGTCCCCTTTGGTTGTTGAGGgtcacaaggaagaagaaagttGAGATTAGCAATAGGAGATTGGTGAAGAGAAGTTAGTTCTTGGTTGAAAAGAGTATAGGAGAGGAGGGGAGATTGGACTACATTCAACTAGATGCCTTCCTCAGGAGGTATGGGAAGACAAAAATTCTAACCCTAGTggggagcctcctatataagtgCAAAGAATGAAGTTGATAGGAAAATTTATCTATAATCGCAACAAGGTATACATCTACATACATGGGACCTTGACATGGTACAACTAAATATCCCATTTGAGACTAAACTGATACTAACTCTTAACAATAATCAAATACCACCACATATCATGAAAAAATGGAGTTTGTTTATATGACAAACAAAAGGATGCATCTGTCACTTTAGCAAGATATTTATATAATAAGAAGCAAATAATCATTGTTTCTAGTTGAAGTTTCAAGGGAAAAAAAAGAACACATGAAGAAGTCTCAAAACCTTATTAAGTTTCAATGCATACAACAACATTCTGGGACTTTTAATCAACTTATTAATTATGTTTTTCCAAGGGTTACATGAAAGGGTCAAAACTTTATGCCAAGTATTCTTCCCCTGTTCTTCCATGCTTATCATGAAAATAAACAAGCAAGCAAAGGAAATCTGAGAAAGGAAGCATTTTGACAACTTACAGAAGGATCAAATGGTTTGCCAACCGTCTCTACTACAGAGACGCCAAAGCTTCTCATGACCTCCACAAACTGCTTGTATATGCCCTGATAGCTAAACTCAATCTTCTTTTCCTTCTCTGTTTCTGGCTTTATCTCCTTTATTGTCTTCTCAAAACTGTCAACCATAGGCAATAAACTCTCAATTACATCCCCTCGAATATCTGATGTAAAGTTAAGGCGGTGCTTCTCAGTTTTTTTCCTAAAATTCTCAAAATCAGCTTTCATCCGGAGATATTGGTCCTTGTCAGttgctaacaaagttgttatctcTGCAAATTTTGCAGATAGAACAGTTTTCTGATTCTCCACAGTACATATTAGAGTCTCAATTTCTTGAGCCGTTGTTTCATCTCCTGCTATGATAGCCTCCTTGTAAGCTTGGATAAGACTCCCCATAGATGGCAGGTCTTTTTGATTGATGCTTTCTGATATCTGGTTCTCTTCTTCACCACTAATTGTCTGGAGAAAATTAAATCAACAATAATCTAATAAGTTGTTTCAATCCGTAGGATTGATATTATGTAATCTGGAATTTCTAACATTTTTTGGCCTAAAACACGGAAAAAATCATGAGCTTAAAACACTGTTACACTAAGCACAATAGTTGGGCAGCTATGACAAGACGACCATTTAGGAAGAAACCAACTAAGAACAAATTCAAAACAAATGAGACATTTACTTTTATTCATTGATTCTGCAGTTAATTATTAAATTAGAAGCAACTAAGCTCCCAGCACTTGGCTAACATAACTAGGCTACTTCAGCCATAACTTAAAATCAACTACAAAAAAGCAAAACCAAACTTGCAGAATTATCCATGACAAAAGCAACTTTGGAGCATCATGACTGAAAATATTCAGCAcagaaaaaatcaattttttttgcaGTATATTAGATTCAAGAATCGATTTAGACGgggattaaataattaaattgatgAAGGGGAAAAACAAGGGAGAAGAACGAATATACAGATACATATTATCAAAAAGAAAAAGTAGCACCTTTGAGGTTGAATCTGCGACATTGACGTGCCCCTTAAATGATCTCCGGGGAGGACAGGAAGAGATGAGGGATGTGGAGATCGCTGAAAATTTGGCGCTAGGGTTCCGGCGGGCAGAGACGGATGTCGATCTGGAGGTTTTGAGAGATTTTGAGGAGGTCAGGGGGCGGAGCGAAGGGAAGAGGGAGTGGCTGGCAATTGCAGCCATGGCGAAGAACGATAGGCCAGCGCACACTGCGGCTTCCGAGGGTTTCTCTCCTTCCTTCTCGAATGCTCTTCCATTTTATCgagattataatttttaaaagataaaaaacaaactattttaaaattcttttaaaaaaataattaaatataaaaaataagatCATAAATTATTCTCGATTTAAAATCTCTAatatgaatttagaatttatataatatattttggtACTTGATaaacatttaattaaattatatttaattattttaaaaaataatattatatagtttttttttcatttatcttGTTGTGTTATATCATCGTATTTTTGTAAATGattgtgtttttattttgttccttcacttgaaaattttgttaaaattccaaaaataccatgtGAAACttacattttaaataaataaaaatattttaattaaaagattataaaaatatttcaattgattgaaaattttctaataatattttatcatCCAAATCATGTATCTAGTaaattctccatctaattgactTACATATTAATCTATTAAAATATAGATAGAcgttaaaaaaatgattaattagaTTGGGTAATATTGAGCCTGAAGTGATTGGTTTGGTTCCATAGAAGTTTTCTATCGACCTAGGGTAAATCGAAAAGCACAAGCCAACATCTCTTAGTGTAAGTCTTAGTTagaggaaaaattcctgcaaatacgtCATAGTTGAGAATTAAACCGTGAATACCTGGGAGACAACTGAGGACCCTTACCGTTGCACCATAGCCCCAGGGGCTAAACAAACACTACAAAGTTACATGGATGACTTCTCAAAAGCATCTAGAACACATTGATCATACTATACGTGTATATTTTAACTAGGGGTGCAAACGAACCGAATCGAATCGAACAATATGAAAATATTGATATTCAAATTCAAGCTTAAGCTCGATTCGAAATAAAATTCAAGTTCGAATTCGATTCgaattatttaaactttaattCGAACGTAATTGAATTTTAGTTTGAAATGACTTAAATTCGAGTTCGATTTGAATTATTCGAATCTTAATTATTCAAATCAGAATCATAGTTCTACATTTCAAAAATCAATACTCTAGTGATGTTAattcaaaatagaaaataataaatgtATAATGAAATTAAACAGAAGCTCACAAGTGACTCATGAACACTAGAACAAAATATGATAGATTTGAATTTGGTTCGAAAAATTGTTTGAACATGTTTGAGTTCGGTtcaaatttgataattttgaataCTAATCCAATATTATTTGAACTAGGTCGAAAAGCTCACGAGCCAACTcgattcatttacacccctaatttTTGACCCTCCTAGATCCATCAAGTTGATTTAACCAAACCACCTCAATGAATCTAAGATGGTTAAATCGTCGATGTGAGAGCATGGATGAATTCCTATGGAGAGTGAAGGCACAAAGGATATTTTGCATATATAACAAAGAGAGTGTGAGCGCAAGCAGCATGATTTGAAGAGAAACCTCTTAACATTTGTGGAACAACAAAGATATTCAAATTGAAGTTTCTTAGTAACAAGATTCAATGATATCACATGATACATTTGCGAAGCTACCAATACATTGCAAAACTACAATTGAGTAAGTAGGCCCTTACGTCGGTTCTAATCCCCACAATCGATCTTAGTTTTACTCCAAAGAAGTATCTAATGCCAGTGTTGATGGAACCTTCATAGATTCGGAGGGGAAGAACATTGTCTCGTCTTCTTACTTCGTCTCAAGGAGATTGTAGAACACTTGGGGCTTCTTGTAGCTTTTGATGCAAATTGTCTGCCATCAAATTAAAGCAACCAATTGAAACAAAAAAGGTAAGGGATCTATTGGGAACAGATTAATGATACTTTGTTGATCACTTTATGTAACTACTTGAAAGAATCCTTTTTTGCACTAGTGATAAGCATGAATCAAGATAGCATGCTATTTAGATCATAAAATTGTCTTCTACCTGCATTGCAAATGCTAAATGGAGTAGAGTTGCTTCCGACCATGGTCTTCCGATAAATTGTAGGCCGATTGGTAAGCCTCCCGTGTCATAGCCGACCTATTAACTCAAGAATTTAGCATACAAAGcagcaaaaacaaaagaaaatccaATAGAAGATAAAAGTTAGTTAAAGAATCAGACCATGACAGTAATTGCAGGCAATCCAAGGAAGTTTCCTGCTATGGAGTATCTCACAAGTGCGGCTGCAACAAAGAAAAAAGGATGCTAAGTTCTTCAGCATAGCGAAAAGAGAGAAAGACAGAAACTAATTCAAGATAAGTTCTTCAACCTCCATTTATGTAGTCGAGTTCACCGGTGCTCAAAGCATCACTTAGTAATGGGTATGCAGTAACACTGAAAATAAAGAGAGCAAGCTTAAAATACTTGGTGCCAATGCAAACAGTGGCATCTGATTGATAATGTCACTGAAGGTAAAGCTCGATACCCTGTGGTCGGTGTGACAATCACATCAGCCTTCTTAAAAATCTCTCTATGGAATTGCGTTTGTCGGTTCCTGTAAGTACATAAAGAAGAATGTGTTAGTTAGCATTTCAATGTTTCAGCAAACTAGCATTGTATCAGATGTGAAACTAGAAGTGACTTGATAACTTGATATGGTGCTTAATTTTCAGTTACCTGATTCTTTGTGCATTCAAATAGTCTTTGCTTGTGAATGAACCATACACGGAGAGCGCAACTCGTGCATCCCAGCCTATTTCCGCACGATCACTACCTTAAAGCAACCAGCTATAAAATTAGTTTGAATGAAAAATATGAGAGAACTGGATTAAGCATTTTTGTGTGAGCTGATTACAGTTTTGAGAGATGAGGAGCCAATGAAGCAGTGCATTCTGATCCAATTGTGACATAGTGAGCAAGCCTCATCTCTTCGATCTCGGGAACGGTCACATCCAGAACCTTTTTTCATAGAGGAACAAAGCAATTTACGGTTTCATTATGATGAGCCTATTCGATACTAAGTAATCTTATTTGGAACTAGAACAGAACTCATTTGTGTGTGGAAAGTAAATATCAGCATTACCTTCCATCCATACTGCTTGCATAGCATACTTATAGCTCGGTCACAACAGTTCCTTACATCAATTGTGCTATCATTAAACCACTGTTTGACAAAGTTCAGATACGAACAATCAATATGAGAGAAACTATCAAACTTAACTTTTAAAAACATATCTATGTTATGTATCAACCTTGGAAGATTTGGCTAACTTTATGTCGGTGAGGGGCTGCGCCGAGTTGAGTAGGGGAAAGTTGAGTGAAGGCTGAAATCAGAAGGAATGTATAAGAGGTTAGATTTTCTGTCTCAATCTATAAATTTGTAACATAAAATGTAGCAAATTATCATCTTCTCACTTGTAAAAGTGTTGGTCGATTTGGAGGATCACTACAAATAGCAGCATAACTGGAACAAGAATAGAACCAGTGGTAAGTTTTATCTCATAACAGATGAAGGGAACTAGAAAATGCATACAAATTTTTTCACAAAACCGACGTTAAAAGAGCATCCTCGACGGTCGTTGCTAATATTCCAGGCATTCCGACAGTCCAATTCAATGGAAGAACCCTGATAAAACAATGCAAATGCATTCAGATTTGGTACAAACAGCAAAGAAGACTAGATAAGGCTATGTTGTTACCCTGAATTCGATAAGCGACTTGAAGTTGGTTTGAATCCAACAACACCACACAAAGCTGCGGGCATTCTCACAGACCCTGAATAGTTGGATTAAAAGTTTCAAATGCTATCAATCATTAAGCACAACATTGGAAGAGGAAGCTAATTAACTTCTTACCCCCTCCATCAACTCCGAGAGCAACAGGACACAATCCAGCACACACTACTGCGGCCGATCCACTCGATGAACCTCCAGAAACCTTGTTGATGTCGCAGGGGTTCCTCGTAGCGCTTTGAAATTGAATGCAGAGAAAGAACTCAGATTGCagtttcaaattcaaattctacaGCCGTGCGCCCACAAGGTGAAAAACCAAATTTAAGAGCAAGAAAACAAGAGTGAAACATGGAGCAGCTACCCGTAGTGTGGATTGATGCCACTGGTCCCGGCTCCAAGCTCATGCATGTTGGTCTTCCCCACAAGGATGGCACCACATGACCTCAATTGCCTCACACAGCTTGCATCATCAATGCATGGCCTGGACTTGTGCAGCCATGTAGTCCCTCCTGCTCACCAATTACCTGTCATTTTCCTTTCAACCATTCTTGAGATGAATCAGACACAAACTTAGAAACTCTACCAGTTGTAGGATAAGGCAGGCAGTCGATCTCATCCTTTATAGCTACAAGAATTCCATCCATGATCGAAATTGGAGCTCCTATGGCAGATCCAAATGCATAAGTTAGTCTGAAACAAAGATAAAGTGAAATCTATGTATATATCTCACAAGTAATTCAGTTAAATTCTTAATCTATGTACATGATAGGTTTGATCCTTTTGTCTTTATTGAATTTCAAGATATGGTGAGTTTAAGTGCCCTTTTGTAGAAACATAACATGCCATTGATTTCTAGTCCTTGGGAATATTTGAAGCAATTCAATGATTGAGACACAAAGGAAATGGGATAGACAATTATTTATGTTGGTTGGCCTGTCCGTTTCGATCATGTAAACTATTTGAATACCTATTTGGAATCTTTGTGCTGATTCTTCTGCCTGCCTGATAATATCATCAGGGCTGAAGTTAATGAAGAAAGCCATTTGGAGTTTGGGATCTTCGGACTCTTTAACAGCAGCCAAGAACCTCTTTGCAACCTTCAATTGCATGGCCATAAGGCTAATCACTGAATTCATGTTCAAGAGCCAAAAAAAAGGAAAACTAAGATGAACACAAAGTAGTGAGACGGCAATAATACTGCAAGAGGAGTCGTTTCTCCTGATCTGTAAGCTCTCGCGAAGTCTCGGATAGTCCAACGTCTGAATTGGCAAGGTGAACCATGCAAACTGGATTCCAAACTTGCAGGAAGGCAGCCTGCGGCCTCCTGAACTCGTTCGGCCGGCGACAGATTAGGCTTAACTAGGCTAACGCTTTGCTCCGCGACGTCTGAAAATGTCACCGGCGGCCGATGAGAAGACGGATGAGTTCTTAAAAGAATTGCTTTCAGAAGACATTATGAAATTGACCTTGGTTATCATGATCAGGAACGAAGAGCGGCGGCTCTTGAATTACAGCGTTTGAGACGAGCTGCAGTAGAAGGACGATACTGAGTGTATCGTTAATTCAGAAACTCAAAATTCCAATTGAAATTTATTCATACCCTCTGAACTTTGTTGTCCTTCTTGAGGAAGTAGACCACGATGGGGCCGAGGATCCACGACTCCAGAATCCACACGAATATCTTCACGAGAAGGCCAGCCACTCGCGGAGCTGCAGATCGAAATTAAGCTTCTTCCTTGCAACTCCACcaatcgaagaagaagaagagaaaaaaaaaacaagaagaaaacctTTGACATCGGCAAGGATATAGAACTCGTCGCTGTTCGGGCCGAGATCGACGTCGGCGACCGGCCTGTAGCACTTCCCGGCGTCCCTCAAGATCCCCATCGCTGAATTGCCACCAACAAGTCGATCGACGAACTGAAAGAGACTGCCACAGCACTTGCTCGGCATGTGCCGAGGTGCGTACAGATTTATAGAGGGTGGCTAAATTGCAGTGCGGTGCAGCCAAAAAGCGAATTGTGGAGTTCTCGTGAAGGAggaaagggaagggaagggaGGGAAAAACAGGGTGGTCCTAGTTGTCGTCGTTTGGATTATTCGTGAGTGCAACGGTAAACCATGTCCTTTTTCTTCACGTCGAGAGCTGGAGTTGGGCAGGAATTTTGTCTCCATTtgaataataatatataatgttAATTATAAAGTTGCAGAATTGGCCGCAATGGCTGATTTGCTACTGTTCCTCCTCCAGAGCATGAAAGCTTCCATGATCGGCAACCCACGGCCGCagctcgatcgatcgatcgatcggtcgGTTTCCTGCCGACTCGTGTGCAAAACGCCGAACGGAGCAAGTTGGCACTGTGCTGGATGGATCCGAGGATCCGAATCTTGACAAGTTTTGAGGGGCCCGCGCACCCACCGACCATGGAGGTGGGGGATTAATGGGGGTGGAGCATCACTCAGCGGCCATTTGCTTACTAATAAAAACGGCCATTTAAGGCCTTTAGGTAGAACTCTATAAACCAACCCATTCTGTTATAGTAAATTATAGCAGAAGGTGAAATTTGTCTCCATAGTAGTTTTACATAGTCGGTCCTATGATTTATAAGGAGATAAATTGAAAAAATTATAATGGACTAATACGGAAAAGACTTTTTCTTTAGTTTTGCTGAGATTCAATGTTAGTACATTGATGATTAGATTTGAGGATGGAATGAGTTTTTTTGTTTTAGATATCAAAATTGACCTTTTACTTTATTGTAATAAAGTTATCATGATACTCCTGTGGGAACTAAACCAACCCATTCTAGCCAAactttgtgatatttaaatttatttgataaattggaATGATTGTTTTAATTTGGGTTGATTtcttttatgagtttgagctgaCTTGAATTTAGTTAGTTTAGTTATTATCGAGTTTGTAATTTGAAATTTATGtgattgtttgaaaattttatagtaTTAAGCTTATAATATAAATGTAAgcttatatatttatttaaaaagtttatttaattattcatGATATTGatgagaattttattaatgaacatcatttaaaaattttgttCTTGAATATTActcataaatattatttataaattttattgtcgaatattattcatgaataataatgaactaatatatatatatatatatatatatttattcatttaattaattttatgtatatttaatgaacataaataaaattttatcaagtgaacattaaatttttttataaacatttaattCATTTATAATCGTTTGATGCTTCATTTCCAAGTGAAAATCATAAGTGCccctttaataataataataattattattattattattattattattattattattataatagtaTTAACGCTACGGATAATTTATTATTACAGGCTACTCTCATGGTTATGCCATGccacatttttttaatttttaaatataatcttttttcaatttttttatttcttgtgTTTTTTCCCATTCTCTCCTCGTCAAAAAAGCTCACCGTGTGCCAATCGTGCCTCCTCACCGTCGGCCACTCGTCGGCCGCCTGCCCACCACGCCTACCTCGTTGGGATTCCGTTTGGATTGTAGCTAGAATCTCGACGATAATCCGACCCAAATCTGGCCACGATTGCGGTCGCTAACCTAATGGCCGGATCGCGGCCGGATTTCAATCGGATTCCGACTGCAATCCGGCTGCAAATTAGCCGAGGTCTGGCAGCGACCGGATTCTGACTGCGATCACACTGGATCACGACTGGAATCCAACAGTGACCGAGCCGGATCGCGGTCGGAATCCATGCCACGATCCCTCAACGGTTCACCTTCCCCTCGGTCTATAGTTGGGATGGGCCCAGGCGATCGCCGACATTGGGAAGGCGGTCGGGCAGGTGGCTGGCGGGCGAGGAGGAACGGTGAGCACGACGAGTAATTTTGGCAAGAACTAaagaaaaaaatacattatattaaaaaattaaaaaaatgacatGAACTCACCAAGAGGGCAGGCCATAGCGATCCGTAGAAAATgtagtaattttaatttaacagagttaataaataatattttaatataaaaatcttTCATATGcaatagttttaattaaattattttttaaaaaaattaccgaACTGATTTACTTTAATAATGAGTGTTGCTTTTAAATTTTCCTTGCCCTTGTTTCCTTGAGAAGTTACGATACGATGCTTGAGCAAGGAAAGGAAAACAGTGATTGCAAACGTGTGACCAACGTGGTGACCCTCAATGAGGCCAAGCTGTTGTGTGTGGACTTTGTTGTATAAAAGTTACTTTAGAGAAAACTTCTGCCATGGCGAAAAGTACGGAGTTAGCTA contains:
- the LOC122024012 gene encoding protein GrpE-like isoform X2; translation: MAAIASHSLFPSLRPLTSSKSLKTSRSTSVSARRNPSAKFSAISTSLISSCPPRRSFKGHVNVADSTSKTISGEEENQISESINQKDLPSMGSLIQAYKEAIIAGDETTAQEIETLICTVENQKTVLSAKFAEITTLLATDKDQYLRMKADFENFRKKTEKHRLNFTSDIRGDVIESLLPMVDSFEKTIKEIKPETEKEKKIEFSYQGIYKQFVEVMRSFGVSVVETVGKPFDPSAFNI
- the LOC122024477 gene encoding fatty acid amide hydrolase-like, producing the protein MPSKCCGSLFQFVDRLVGGNSAMGILRDAGKCYRPVADVDLGPNSDEFYILADVKAPRVAGLLVKIFVWILESWILGPIVVYFLKKDNKVQRLVSNAVIQEPPLFVPDHDNQDVAEQSVSLVKPNLSPAERVQEAAGCLPASLESSLHGSPCQFRRWTIRDFARAYRSGETTPLAVAKRFLAAVKESEDPKLQMAFFINFSPDDIIRQAEESAQRFQIGAPISIMDGILVAIKDEIDCLPYPTTGGTTWLHKSRPCIDDASCVRQLRSCGAILVGKTNMHELGAGTSGINPHYGATRNPCDINKVSGGSSSGSAAVVCAGLCPVALGVDGGGSVRMPAALCGVVGFKPTSSRLSNSGVLPLNWTVGMPGILATTVEDALLTYAAICSDPPNRPTLLQPSLNFPLLNSAQPLTDIKLAKSSKWFNDSTIDVRNCCDRAISMLCKQYGWKVLDVTVPEIEEMRLAHYVTIGSECTASLAPHLSKLDRAEIGWDARVALSVYGSFTSKDYLNAQRIRNRQTQFHREIFKKADVIVTPTTGVTAYPLLSDALSTGELDYINGAALVRYSIAGNFLGLPAITVMVGYDTGGLPIGLQFIGRPWSEATLLHLAFAMQTICIKSYKKPQVFYNLLETK
- the LOC122024012 gene encoding protein GrpE-like isoform X1, whose translation is MAAIASHSLFPSLRPLTSSKSLKTSRSTSVSARRNPSAKFSAISTSLISSCPPRRSFKGHVNVADSTSKTISGEEENQISESINQKDLPSMGSLIQAYKEAIIAGDETTAQEIETLICTVENQKTVLSAKFAEITTLLATDKDQYLRMKADFENFRKKTEKHRLNFTSDIRGDVIESLLPMVDSFEKTIKEIKPETEKEKKIEFSYQGIYKQFVEVMRSFGVSVVETVGKPFDPSIHEAIAREESQEFQAGIITQELRRGFLLSGQLLRTATVKVSAGPVQVKANSVQEVEVKSPEDLTSTASNSD